Part of the Triticum urartu cultivar G1812 chromosome 2, Tu2.1, whole genome shotgun sequence genome, GcttagggtgtgtttggttcGGAAATGTACCGGTAATTTGAAGGAATGGAACGATTCATTTTCATGTTTGGTTTGATGGTTTGATGAATGGATTTGTAAGTTATCATCCATCCATCTGTGCAGATAAACATTTTTACTTGTTAAATCGGTGCCAAAGTTTGATGTAAAATAAAGCTATTGGACATTTAACTTTTCTTGACGAGCAGTTCCTGCACTTGCAGTCTGTCTCGCTGAACTGAACCGGGGCAACTAGGAGCATGCATGAAaaaagcatgcatgaagaggggtgttaaATTGAGCAtacatgaagagggaacaactacgCTGAGACGAGAATGCAACTAAACACACTCTAATATTCAGAGCGATGGAGACTCAAACCAGCAACCAGTATCAGGATCATCAAAGGCAAAGAAATGAAACGCATCTCCCAACAACGAATCGAATCCAACCATCCATGCAACGAACAAGGGTGTGAAATACAAGAATCGGACTCAACCACAACTCCACAAGATAACAAGCAGCTACTGCAAGAGAAGAAAAACGGCAGCTGAGCGTGGCGGCCGGCTGGATACGCGCCTTGGCCTTGGCGTCCCCACGCGCGACGGTGGCCGGCTGCTCCGTCAAGCCCGACGGCACGGCGCGTCCCGACGTGTGCTGCCGATGTTGCCCTGCTGCAAGATCGACACACGCTTGCTCGCCTGCCGCATGTGGTTCAGAGGAGAGGGAGGCTGTGCTTCAGAGGAGGATGAGACGAGGGAGCCGGCGTTGCAGACCGGAGGAGAAGGGCCGACGGCGCAGACCGGAGGAGGAGAGCCGGCGGCGCAAATCGTGGGAGGGGAGAGGAGCCGCACAAGAAAGGATAGGGCTGCGGGAGTGCGAGGAGAAGAGCTTTCTTTGGGGCTTGTCTTGCTGTGCCCCCAGCGTGACTCTATGACTTGATTGTACTTCGTACCGTTGTGTTGGATGCTTGTTTCTTTGTTTTATAATATATAAAgcggggggaaaccctttttcgtAAGAGCGGTTCCGCGTATTCCGCTCGATTTGGAGCTCTCGCCCTGTTTCGGATATGACCCGAATATTCGGTCTGCGGGAACGAGGGGGTGACAGTTCGACTTGGTAACTGAACGCGAGAACGAGGCCTAGGAATGGGTTGGACCCGTGACATGCCGGCCCATGACCGTAACCAAACGCACCCTTAGGTTTCAACGTGTGTGTGTTTTGGGTTTTTTCACTGGTTTTTCTGTTGTGATGATGCAGGACAGAAAAATCGGTGAAGATGGTTCGATCGGTGGGAGGAGGCCTATCAATGGGGGAGGCTAATGAGATGAAACGAAACCAAACGACAATGTAGTCTCCATTAGAAGTCTCTATacctaatggagcagttggtagccTGATACTTCGGTTTTAttttcgttcggttttttagTCCCACCTCCCAACACCCTCACTAGGTTTATCTCTCTATTTTCTAAAAACATGCCGCCACTCATCCCTCTACCGCCTCGATCTTTTGTGTAGGGTTAtactcgccgccgccgctgccgcccccGTCGCGGCAGCTTCCCaggccgccgctgccgccgcggATCGACAGGGACATCACCAgcaccgccgctgccgccgcggATCCACAGGGACGTCACCAGTGCCGCCGCGGATCCACACAGACAACATAGATGCTGCCGCCGCCACAGATCCCCATGGACGACGTTGACGCCGCCGCCGACACCGATCCCCACGGACGACGTAGACGCCGCGGACCCGTGCAGAGCGTGGTCGCGTTCTCCCGCGGCCATACGGCCCATTCTTCGCCTGAGGTCGCCTGTCATGGCTGCCACCGGCGTCGGCGGTAACGACTCTTGGATGGCACCTGAGGACTCCACAGGTGAGTTGCTATACTCAACGGCGGAGCCAGGAAATAAATACAAGGGGGGCCGGACATTGAGCACAACTCTAAAATTTAGTAAGGGTACGAAATTTATAGAAATTGACACCCAGATAGCAAAATATCTACGATTATAAGCAATTCAGTGTTGATAACACAGGCATATGTCTACACATAGATAGGTCTGAAGCAAAATGATGAACTAAAAATTATCACTCGAACTCGACACGACGGCTTTCCGTATTGAATTCATCAATAATTGCATCGGTTGAGAATCCTATTGCAATCTCTTTCTCAATGTAGATCAGCAAGCAAATCTCTTAGAAACATGTCTTCCATTTTGTTTCGGAGTCTTGTTTTAACAAGTTTCATTGCCGAAAATGCACGCTCTGTTGTTGCGGTTGTGACCGGTAAAGTGAGAACAAGTCGAATTAACCTGCAAATAGAATCGATTAATACTTGATGTTATGGTCAAATCAACTAATATAAGAGCGGAAATATTGTATAACCTGTCAATCAAATAATAGTCAACTGATTTTTCTGTTTTTGCAAGTTGTTGACAAAGATCTCCTATAGTTGACAGATTCTGAAATCTTGGATTTGTAGGTACATCAAGCTCATAATGTTGTAGCTGACATCTCAAATTGTTTCTTTCTTGTTCTGAAAAGTCAGCGGGGTAGTATTTTGAAGCGAGAGAACATACATCATCAATGTTTAATGAACTAAACGAGTCCTTGGGATTCAAAGAATTGCATAGGATGAGAATCTCTGTTGCTTGTTCGCTAAACCTGCAATTGAGTTCATGTAATTGTTGTTCAACTGCAACTGTAAAAATATCATACCGATAGTGATGCTCGGATGTACTTTCATCATTTGCACGAGACCGAATGAAATCTACATAGTTGTCGGTCATATTTGGAGCAGTAATTCCATGTTTCTGGCAAAATAAATTCACATCACTAATCAATTTAGCCCAGCCATCATCTCTTAGCCGCTGTACCAACTTCTTTGTAGTGGAAACATCATCCATGGCATTCACAATGTCTTGAGATTTCTGCTGCAGTTTCTTGCATAACATATCTGTTATTCCCATAAGCTCTTTCATGACATGCAGGATAAATACGAAGTCAAATGACATCATCAACTTAACAGCACCAGCAGCCTTAGCTCGTGCACAAGGTGAAGAACCAGATCCACTAGTAGTAGCAACATTTTTTAGTACCAAAAATGTAGGACCGTAAAGCTTCAAGAGGCTACAAACTGAACCATAGTGAGAACTCCATCTAGTGTCACAAGGCCGCCGCAAAGTTCCAATCTGGTTTGCTCCACTCCCTGTTTGAAGCTCACTAAGCTCAATGAGATGCTCCATTTCAGCCACTTGATTAGCATGCAACTCATCATTTCTCTTGCTAGAAGACACAACAGTATTGACAACAAGAGCAATGGACTTCGATTACTTCTTTAGATGCACCAATAAGAGCTAATTGGAGCTGATGAGCAAAACAATGAACATAGTATGCGTATGGACACTCTTCCATGAACTTGGCTTGTAGACCATTCCACTCTCCACGCATATTACTAGCACCATCAAATCCTTGTCCCCGAATATTTTGAATATCCAAGTCATGTTGAGACAAAACAAAATCTATTTCTTGTTTCAAACTTGCTGAAGATGTATCTTTAACATGAACAAGATCGAAAAAATGTTCTCGACTGAAACCTTGTTTATCAACAAAACGAAGAACAAGGGCCATTTGCTCTCTTTTAGATTCATCTCTTGATTCATCGACAAGCAAGCAATACTTGGCATCGCCAATTTCATTACGGATTGAACCCTTTCTCCAATTCTTGAACCCTTTCTccaattcttcttcttcttcttctgagTGGGGCattttcttcctcctcctcctcttcttcttcttcgtcttccccttccccttcctcttcctcttcgaaATCAGAGCAAACAACAACCGACTCTGCATCAATTCTAATTTTCTTCTTGAAGAAAGAATCAATGGTCTTCAGTTTGTGTTTGGCCATGACTATCCTACAGAGATTAACCACCAGAAGTTACAAAACTGATGTTTCTATAAAAATTAGATCCACAAATGAATCTGCAAATTAGGAGATCAAAGTGAAAGATTTCTC contains:
- the LOC125540322 gene encoding uncharacterized protein LOC125540322, producing the protein MEHLIELSELQTGSGANQIGTLRRPCDTRWSSHYGSVCSLLKLYGPTFLVLKNVATTSGSGSSPCARAKAAGAVKLMMSFDFVFILHVMKELMGITDMLCKKLQQKSQDIVNAMDDVSTTKKLVQRLRDDGWAKLISDVNLFCQKHGITAPNMTDNYVDFIRSRANDESTSEHHYRYDIFTVAVEQQLHELNCRFSEQATEILILCNSLNPKDSFSSLNIDDVCSLASKYYPADFSEQERNNLRCQLQHYELDVPTNPRFQNLSTIGDLCQQLAKTEKSVDYYLIDRLIRLVLTLPVTTATTERAFSAMKLVKTRLRNKMEDMFLRDLLADLH